DNA sequence from the Lysinibacillus sp. OF-1 genome:
TATCAACGCCTTCTGGTAGTACGGCTTATAATAAAGCACTTGGTGGGGCAATTATCCATCCTACATTAGCGGCACTACAAGTCACTGAAATTGCATCCATTAATAATCGTGTTTTCAGAACAGTAGGATCACCATTAATATTACCAGCACACCATCATTGTGTGTTACGTCCGGTAAATGAACAGAACTTTAATATGACCGTCGATCACTTGCAAATTACACAAGGTGATGTCAAGGCTATTGCATTTAATGTAGCAAATGAAAAAGTACGTTTTGCCCGTTTCCGACCATTCCCATTTTGGGAGCGCGTGCATGAATCTTTCGTCGCTAATGAATAATATGGATACAAGGTTTACATTGCACTTTGTGGCTGATAAAGAGGGGCAATTATTACGAGAAGCCCTTCAGGAATGGCGTATATCCAAGAAAGCCTTAACCGCCATTAAGTTTGATGGTGGCTTATTAACAGTCAATGGTGTCGAACGTAATGTGAGACATGTCCTTCAAGAGGGTGACTGTGTGGGAGTGACATTTCCTCCTGAGGAAAGAAGTGACGGTCTTGCTATTGAGCATGGTGATTTAACCATCGTATTTGAGGATGATGCAATTTTAGTGCTTGATAAACCAGCTCACCAGAGTACAATTCCCTCAAGAGAGCATCCAACCAAAAGCATTGCAAATTTAGTTTGTGGCTATTTTGAGCAACAAGGATTAGCTTCCACAGCCCACATAGTTACAAGGTTAGATCGAGATACATCAGGCTTACTCTGTATTGCCAAGCATGCGCACATTCATCATTTAACAGGGCTTGCTCAGCGTAGTAGAAACATTTCAAGGCAATATGAGGCGATTGTGCATGGCCATGTCGAACAAAATTTTCAATCCATTGTGGCTCCTATAGGGCGTAAAGTGACGAGTATTATTGAAAGAGAAGTACGAGAAGATGGGCAATATGCACATACAGATGTAACCGTGCTAAAGCGGTTTTTACTTGATGCTGAACCAGTGACATATGTACGATTGCAATTGCATACAGGACGTACACATCAAATTCGCGTACACATGGCGTACCTTGGGCATCCACTTGTTGGTGATGACCTTTATGGTGGAAGCCGTCATTTGATTGATCGACAAGCACTACATTGTGTCTCCTTAAGTATGGAGCATCCATTGACCGGTAGGCCATTACACTTTACAAGTATGTTAAATGAAGACATGCAGAGATTATTGAAGTAGTCTTTGACTGATAGAAAGGAGATGTTCGCACAAACGGGCATCTCCTTATCATTTTTGATGTAATAACAGTGTATAGGAAGTATCTGTACACCGACTTCATAAAATTAATGTATAGTAAAATAGAAATCGTCATGATTTTACGCTTAAAATCAAATTTTATAAAAATCTGTACACCGACTCTGATGGATAACTTAAAAAAGGGTTTGCAGAAAAGGTATAATACACTCTATTATATAGAAGGTAGATTTACGGCATTGCCCGTAAAGATGATTGAAAGCTCGGAAGGAGGGGACAAGCATGATAGAGGAAAGAAATGAAAAGGATGATGTGCAATTTGATGAGGCACATCTACGAGGAATGCTCGAAGCACATAATATTGATGCATTCCGTGATGAGTTTTTAGAACTTCATCCATATGATCAGGCAACGTTTTACGAAAAGGTGGAACCTGATATAAGGAAGATCATCTATTCGTTCTTGTCTCCGACAGAAATGGCTGATATTTTTCAGGCAATCGATATCGAAGATGATGAATATAAAGCGTACCTAGCTGAAATGGATCCTTCATATGGGGCAGAAATGCTTTCGCATATGTATGCTGATGATGCGGCAGATGTCTTAAATGAGCTGGATTTGGCACAGCGTGAAAGCTATTTGGAAATGATGGATGAGGAAACGGCTGAAGAAATTAATGAGCTATTAAGCTACGATGAATATACAGCCGGTTCTATTATGACAACTGAATACGTTGCTATACCAGAAAATTCA
Encoded proteins:
- a CDS encoding RluA family pseudouridine synthase, whose amino-acid sequence is MDTRFTLHFVADKEGQLLREALQEWRISKKALTAIKFDGGLLTVNGVERNVRHVLQEGDCVGVTFPPEERSDGLAIEHGDLTIVFEDDAILVLDKPAHQSTIPSREHPTKSIANLVCGYFEQQGLASTAHIVTRLDRDTSGLLCIAKHAHIHHLTGLAQRSRNISRQYEAIVHGHVEQNFQSIVAPIGRKVTSIIEREVREDGQYAHTDVTVLKRFLLDAEPVTYVRLQLHTGRTHQIRVHMAYLGHPLVGDDLYGGSRHLIDRQALHCVSLSMEHPLTGRPLHFTSMLNEDMQRLLK